From a region of the Verrucomicrobiia bacterium genome:
- a CDS encoding phosphopantetheine-binding protein: MKSRIRRVLVDNLMLQIQPEDIADDTPLFGPEGLGLDSVDALQLVVALDKQFGLKITDPKAAKDTLATINTIAAALALLPPKAA, encoded by the coding sequence TTGAAATCGCGAATCCGGCGCGTGCTGGTGGACAACTTGATGCTCCAAATCCAACCGGAAGACATCGCGGATGACACGCCGTTGTTCGGTCCGGAAGGTTTGGGCCTCGACTCGGTGGACGCGCTCCAACTTGTGGTCGCGCTCGACAAACAGTTCGGCCTGAAGATCACCGACCCCAAAGCGGCGAAGGACACCTTGGCCACCATCAACACCATCGCCGCTGCGCTGGCCCTCCTGCCGCCCAAAGCCGCCTGA
- a CDS encoding MqnA/MqnD/SBP family protein, with the protein MAQTTLTLGHSPDPDDAFMFYGLAKELIPTHGFRFEHILQDIQTLNERATRGELDISAVSIHAYAYVSDQYALLPSGASMGDGYGPMLVAKQKFTRDEVARKKIAVPGTMTSAFLALQLWLGKPAKGFDYIVVPFDQIFQAVREGRADVGLIIHEGQLTYRNEGLEVCEDLGIWWGRENHGLPLPLGGNVIHKRFAPDVRRKISGVLTDSIQFSLDHRPEAVLHALQYARDMGRDLADKFVGMYVNHWTLDYGDRGRESIRRFLGTAYERGLLPHRQELEFVV; encoded by the coding sequence ATGGCGCAGACGACCTTGACCCTGGGGCATTCGCCGGATCCCGACGATGCCTTCATGTTTTACGGACTGGCGAAGGAACTGATTCCCACGCACGGATTCCGTTTCGAGCACATCCTGCAGGACATTCAGACGCTGAACGAGCGGGCCACGCGTGGCGAGCTCGACATCTCGGCGGTTAGCATCCACGCCTACGCCTACGTCAGCGACCAATACGCGCTGCTGCCCAGCGGCGCGAGCATGGGCGACGGCTATGGGCCGATGCTGGTGGCGAAGCAAAAATTCACCCGCGACGAAGTGGCGCGGAAAAAGATTGCCGTGCCCGGCACCATGACCAGCGCATTTCTGGCATTGCAACTCTGGCTGGGCAAGCCCGCGAAGGGATTTGATTACATCGTTGTCCCGTTTGACCAAATCTTTCAGGCGGTCCGCGAGGGCCGGGCGGACGTCGGGCTGATCATTCACGAAGGGCAGTTAACCTACCGCAACGAGGGGCTGGAGGTTTGTGAAGACCTGGGGATTTGGTGGGGACGGGAGAACCACGGCCTGCCGCTGCCGCTCGGCGGGAACGTGATCCACAAACGGTTTGCTCCGGACGTGCGCCGCAAAATCTCTGGCGTTCTGACCGACAGCATCCAATTCAGCCTCGATCACCGGCCCGAAGCGGTGCTGCACGCGTTGCAATACGCCCGCGACATGGGGCGTGACCTGGCCGACAAGTTCGTCGGCATGTATGTGAACCACTGGACCCTCGACTACGGTGACCGGGGCCGGGAATCCATCCGCCGCTTTTTGGGGACGGCCTACGAACGCGGGCTGCTGCCGCACCGGCAGGAACTCGAATTTGTTGTCTAA
- a CDS encoding SDR family NAD(P)-dependent oxidoreductase, whose product MSERVILITGANGELGLALARTFLTESHENRVWLAVNQRRDQASALATAHPERCQLVPLDVRSRADWNRAVAEILARHQRLDVLVNNAGGHQDALLAMMKPEAWRDVLSVNLDGTFHGCQAVLPTMVAQRSGRIINIASLSALLAPPGQTNYAAAKAGVVALTQSLAKEVARLGITVNAVCPGYIETAALATMDETERRQRQQQIPMRRFGRPDEVAAAVRFLACPEAGYITGSALKIDGGIL is encoded by the coding sequence ATGAGCGAAAGAGTTATTCTGATTACAGGCGCCAATGGCGAACTCGGTCTTGCCCTGGCCCGGACTTTTTTGACGGAGTCGCACGAAAACCGCGTCTGGCTCGCGGTGAATCAGCGCCGCGACCAGGCCAGCGCGCTGGCGACCGCACACCCGGAGCGTTGTCAGTTGGTGCCGCTCGACGTCCGCTCGCGTGCGGATTGGAATCGTGCCGTGGCGGAAATTCTGGCACGGCATCAACGCCTGGACGTGCTGGTCAACAACGCCGGCGGGCATCAGGACGCCTTGCTGGCCATGATGAAACCCGAGGCGTGGCGGGACGTTTTAAGCGTCAATCTGGACGGCACCTTTCATGGCTGTCAGGCAGTTCTGCCCACCATGGTGGCCCAGCGGAGCGGACGCATCATCAACATCGCGTCCCTGAGCGCCCTGCTCGCGCCCCCAGGCCAGACCAACTATGCCGCTGCCAAGGCGGGCGTCGTGGCGCTCACACAGTCCCTCGCGAAGGAAGTGGCCCGCCTGGGCATCACGGTGAACGCGGTTTGCCCCGGTTACATCGAAACCGCCGCGCTCGCGACGATGGACGAGACCGAACGGCGGCAGCGGCAGCAGCAGATTCCCATGCGGCGATTTGGGCGGCCCGACGAAGTGGCCGCTGCCGTGCGCTTTCTGGCTTGCCCGGAAGCCGGCTACATTACAGGCTCCGCGCTCAAAATCGACGGCGGAATCCTGTAA
- a CDS encoding UvrD-helicase domain-containing protein produces MPNLNSLNPQQRQAAETLRGPVLILAGAGTGKTRVITFRIAHMIEQGIAPGNILAVTFTNKAAREMQERVNKLVPRARRSEPAAKNKEDRPTICTFHSLCVRILRQHIEKLGYKRNFVIYDEAETLSAVKKVLSHISAKGEKIDAAAIRAELSKLKNAGGAANPNRGHSILASHILPRYDSALRACNAVDFDDLILLTLKLFKEHPDALEACRARYRYVMVDEYQDTNAAQFQLVHALTCEHRNLCVVGDDDQSIYGWRGAEISNLLDMEKHFPEVKVVKLEQNYRSTNTILHAANAVIKNNARRRGKQLWSDKGHGAKITLHTFESDEEEARTVVEEIEFQRLARRVPWGSQAILFRTNLQSRPLEMALRQARVRYHLIGGQSYFDRREIRDFLAFLKVMLNPHDDISLLRIANVPARGLSDVTMERLLAASHERKQSVYAALQNPVVQAGFQARTREAIEGFGALIERTRTTLQSAEFSHDPQALEKWAEHFLNGIGYFEELRRGEKNVEVADARVRSVKDLLADLDAHAEPGTPLPERLQAFLEEVTLDNEREDEKDEKVGDAVTLITMHSCKGLEYPHVYIVGLEDGLLPHSRSKVEGTLDEERRLFYVAVTRAQERLTISHCASRKKYGQALPCHPSPFLKEIPPELVEHADEKSKEPVTVATGKSMFDLMRAAIE; encoded by the coding sequence GTGCCGAATCTGAATTCACTCAACCCCCAGCAACGTCAAGCCGCGGAAACCCTTCGCGGGCCGGTGCTCATTCTGGCCGGCGCGGGCACCGGCAAGACGCGCGTCATCACCTTCCGCATCGCCCACATGATCGAGCAGGGCATCGCGCCCGGCAACATCCTCGCCGTCACATTCACCAACAAGGCCGCCCGGGAAATGCAGGAGCGCGTGAACAAGCTCGTGCCCCGCGCGCGGCGCAGCGAACCAGCGGCCAAAAACAAGGAAGACCGCCCGACAATTTGCACCTTCCACTCGCTGTGCGTGCGCATTCTCCGCCAGCACATTGAAAAGCTGGGCTACAAGCGCAATTTCGTCATCTACGACGAGGCCGAAACGCTGAGCGCCGTCAAAAAGGTGCTCTCGCACATCAGTGCGAAGGGCGAAAAAATTGATGCCGCGGCCATCCGGGCGGAACTCAGCAAGCTCAAAAACGCCGGCGGCGCCGCGAATCCCAACCGCGGTCACAGCATCCTCGCCAGCCACATCCTGCCGCGCTACGACTCCGCGCTCCGGGCCTGCAACGCCGTGGACTTTGACGACCTGATCCTGCTGACGCTGAAGCTGTTCAAGGAACATCCCGACGCGCTTGAGGCGTGCCGCGCCCGCTATCGTTACGTGATGGTGGACGAATATCAGGACACCAACGCCGCGCAGTTCCAGCTCGTGCATGCGCTCACCTGCGAGCATCGCAACCTCTGTGTCGTGGGCGACGACGACCAGAGCATCTACGGCTGGCGCGGTGCGGAGATTTCCAACCTGCTCGACATGGAAAAGCACTTTCCCGAGGTAAAGGTCGTGAAGCTCGAGCAGAATTACCGCTCCACCAACACCATTCTGCACGCCGCCAACGCCGTCATCAAGAACAACGCCCGGCGCCGAGGCAAACAGCTCTGGTCCGACAAGGGGCACGGCGCCAAAATCACGCTGCACACGTTCGAGAGCGACGAGGAGGAGGCGCGCACCGTGGTCGAGGAAATCGAATTCCAGCGCCTGGCCCGCCGCGTGCCGTGGGGCAGCCAGGCAATTCTCTTCCGCACGAACCTCCAGTCGCGCCCGCTCGAAATGGCGCTGCGCCAGGCCCGCGTGCGCTACCATCTCATCGGCGGACAAAGCTATTTCGACCGCCGCGAAATTCGTGATTTTCTCGCCTTCCTCAAGGTCATGCTCAATCCGCACGACGACATCAGCCTGCTGCGCATCGCCAACGTGCCGGCGCGCGGCTTGAGTGACGTGACGATGGAGCGCCTGCTCGCGGCGAGCCACGAACGCAAGCAATCCGTTTACGCTGCCCTGCAGAATCCGGTGGTGCAGGCCGGCTTCCAGGCCCGGACCCGGGAAGCCATTGAAGGCTTTGGCGCGCTCATCGAACGCACCCGCACCACCCTGCAAAGCGCCGAGTTCAGCCACGACCCGCAGGCGCTCGAAAAGTGGGCGGAACACTTTCTGAACGGCATCGGTTACTTCGAAGAACTGCGCCGCGGCGAAAAAAATGTGGAAGTCGCCGATGCCCGGGTGCGCAGCGTCAAGGATTTGCTGGCCGACCTCGACGCCCACGCCGAACCCGGCACGCCGCTGCCGGAACGGCTCCAGGCGTTTCTGGAGGAAGTCACGCTCGACAACGAACGCGAAGATGAAAAGGACGAGAAAGTGGGCGACGCAGTGACCCTCATCACGATGCACTCCTGCAAGGGACTCGAATACCCGCATGTTTACATCGTCGGCCTGGAGGACGGGCTGCTCCCGCACTCACGCTCGAAGGTGGAAGGCACACTGGACGAGGAACGCCGGCTGTTTTACGTGGCGGTGACGCGGGCACAGGAGCGGCTGACCATCAGCCATTGCGCCAGCCGCAAAAAATACGGCCAGGCCCTGCCTTGCCATCCCTCGCCCTTCCTCAAGGAAATTCCGCCGGAATTGGTCGAGCACGCGGACGAAAAGAGCAAGGAACCCGTCACCGTCGCCACCGGCAAGAGCATGTTCGACCTGATGCGCGCGGCCATCGAGTAG
- a CDS encoding glycogen-binding domain-containing protein yields MTKNKKTKAKAPAQAKVIMEVAPPVVAKPAAVAAPQTKAKVEPQPAKPAAPKPPKVRLELSRPGAQSVAVAGSFNSWQPEQASCTSNGAWIKDLTIGPGRYEYMFVVDGQWLADPNAREFTPNPFGGQNSVLVV; encoded by the coding sequence ATGACCAAAAACAAGAAAACGAAAGCCAAGGCCCCCGCGCAGGCCAAGGTGATTATGGAAGTTGCGCCACCTGTCGTCGCCAAACCCGCCGCCGTCGCGGCTCCGCAGACGAAGGCCAAAGTTGAACCCCAACCGGCCAAGCCGGCCGCGCCGAAGCCCCCCAAGGTGCGGCTGGAGTTGTCCCGGCCCGGCGCCCAATCCGTGGCCGTTGCGGGCTCGTTCAATTCGTGGCAGCCGGAGCAGGCGAGCTGCACCAGCAATGGCGCGTGGATCAAGGATCTCACCATTGGTCCGGGCCGCTACGAATACATGTTCGTGGTGGATGGCCAGTGGCTCGCGGACCCGAACGCCCGGGAATTCACGCCGAATCCGTTTGGCGGCCAGAATTCCGTGTTGGTCGTCTAG